One Scomber scombrus chromosome 1, fScoSco1.1, whole genome shotgun sequence DNA segment encodes these proteins:
- the LOC133980316 gene encoding ras association domain-containing protein 10-like, protein MEPEESKISVWVCREEKLVSGLSKRTTCADVVKVLLEDQDTQHGLSGCTQPYCIVEKWRGFERILPNKTKILRLWMAWGEEQRNVKFVLVKSEASLANHGARSAEARVVLSKQSPCVSKGTVRSPMGGISSEKQRRIVRKAFRKLEKINKKRAQAAHRDASSAEKMETLVHLVISQDHTIRQQIQRITELDTEIERCEAKVHFDRIKRHGINYVQDTYLLDDAETSSREGDKLCSAETVAKFEEYVRQCEELVRLQEELWDQEAHIDIITVQIQEELNHRWMQRRQEELHKKDAEPGEGTPYVPGTEADTSENQLLLERERIKTQLDASLYIGLRLNTDLEAIRSDLELTQEICEAREKEMRDLLEKVNILAIEEGTASEGRCRPSHGTDDKMGMMITLDRKSEWVEQARGLSKSHSVNDDDSDTGLSSLHSQDSDSHPVWESLV, encoded by the coding sequence ATGGAGCCTGAGGAGAGTAAGATATCAGTGTGGGTCTGCCGGGAGGAAAAGCTCGTCTCCGGCTTGTCAAAGCGCACAACCTGCGCTGATGTTGTCAAAGTTCTTCTGGAGGACCAGGACACGCAGCACGGCCTCTCTGGGTGCACACAGCCTTACTGCATCGTGGAGAAATGGAGAGGCTTCGAGAGGATTTTGCCGAACAAAACCAAGATTTTACGGCTGTGGATGGCGTggggagaggagcagaggaacGTGAAGTTTGTGCTGGTGAAAAGCGAGGCGTCTCTGGCGAACCACGGAGCCCGGAGCGCAGAGGCTCGTGTGGTGCTCAGCAAACAGAGTCCCTGTGTTTCCAAAGGGACCGTGCGGTCTCCCATGGGTGGCATCTCATCCGAAAAGCAGCGCCGGATTGTCAGGAAAGCTTTCAGAAAGTTGGAGaagatcaataaaaaaaggGCGCAGGCGGCGCACAGAGACGCGTCTTCTGCTGAAAAGATGGAAACTTTGGTGCATCTTGTGATTTCTCAGGATCATACAATCCGCCAGCAGATTCAGAGGATTACTGAACTGGACACTGAGATTGAAAGGTGCGAGGCAAAAGTGCATTTTGACCGAATTAAAAGGCACGGGATTAATTATGTGCAAGACACGTATTTACTGGATGATGCTGAGACTTCCAGCCGAGAGGGAGACAAACTGTGTTCAGCGGAGACTGTGGCCAAGTTTGAAGAGTATGTTCGGCAGTGTGAGGAGCTGGTGAGACTGCAAGAGGAGCTGTGGGATCAGGAGGCTCACATAGACATCATCACGGTGCAGATTCAGGAGGAGCTGAATCACCGCTGGATGCAGAGGAGGCAAGAGGAGCTGCACAAAAAAGACGCAGAGCCCGGTGAGGGCACACCATATGTCCCCGGCACCGAGGCTGACACATCAGAAAACCAGCTGCttttggaaagagagaggatcaAAACGCAACTAGATGCGAGTTTATACATCGGCCTGCGCCTCAACACGGATTTAGAAGCTATTAGGAGCGATTTAGAGTTGACCCAGGAGATTTGCGAGGCGAGGGAGAAGGAGATGAGGGATTTGCTGGAGAAAGTGAACATTTTGGCCATAGAGGAAGGGACAGCCAGTGAGGGGAGATGTAGGCCTAGTCACGGGACAGATGATAAAATGGGGATGATGATCACTTTGGACAGGAAAAGCGAGTGGGTGGAGCAGGCCAGGGGTCTGTCCAAATCTCACAGTGTGAACGACGACGACTCAGACACTGGCTTAAGCTCTTTGCATAGTCAGGACTCAGACAGCCACCCGGTGTGGGAGTCACTTGTTTAG